In Rhodoferax koreense, a genomic segment contains:
- a CDS encoding MarR family winged helix-turn-helix transcriptional regulator, producing the protein MTKAKMVSKKLELEPLLDDDNMGLEAGTSSDDHQSIRLWLRLLSCSTDIETEIRKRLRLQFGMTLARFDYLAQLYRHPEGLRMNMLSRNLMVTGGNVTGLTDELEKAGFVARTSQQEDRRSFVVGLTPKGRRAFEKIARVHEGWVIELMSGIGDANKLQLHELLGQLRVAISSQLSAGYNADVSADKEAT; encoded by the coding sequence GTGACGAAAGCCAAGATGGTCTCGAAGAAGCTCGAACTCGAGCCGCTGCTCGACGATGACAACATGGGCCTGGAGGCCGGCACTTCATCGGACGACCACCAGTCGATCCGGTTGTGGCTGCGGCTGCTGTCGTGCAGCACCGACATCGAGACCGAAATCAGGAAGCGCCTGCGCCTGCAGTTCGGCATGACGCTCGCGCGGTTCGACTACCTGGCGCAGCTTTACCGCCATCCCGAAGGTTTGCGCATGAACATGTTGTCGCGCAACCTGATGGTCACTGGCGGCAACGTCACCGGCCTCACGGACGAGCTGGAGAAAGCCGGCTTCGTCGCGCGGACCAGCCAGCAGGAGGATCGGCGCTCCTTCGTCGTCGGCCTGACGCCCAAGGGCCGGCGGGCTTTCGAGAAGATCGCACGGGTACACGAGGGCTGGGTCATCGAATTGATGAGCGGCATCGGCGACGCCAACAAACTGCAGCTGCATGAGCTGCTGGGCCAACTCCGCGTGGCGATCTCCAGCCAGTTGAGCGCGGGCTACAACGCGGACGTGTCCGCCGACAAGGAAGCAACATGA
- a CDS encoding bifunctional salicylyl-CoA 5-hydroxylase/oxidoreductase gives MKIVCIGGGPAGLYFGLLMKKQNPGHDITVVERNKPYDTFGWGVVFSDATMQNMRQWDPATAATIEHAFNHWDDIELRFKGERIRSGGHGFVGIGRKKLLNILQARCEELGVKLVFETEALSDADFPDADLVIASDGINSRIRQQHADIFKPDAVTRPNRFIWLGTHQQFDAFNFIFEKTEHGWFQAHVYKFDENTTTFIVETPEDVWLAHGLDKMNVDESVAFCEKMFAAHLGGHPLMTNARHLRGSAWLNFQRIKCEQWSFHNGHSHVVLMGDAVHTAHFAIGSGTKLAIEDAIELTRQFQQQGATAEKIPEVLATYQQLRNIDVLRLQNAAWNAMEWFEVVGQRYADTLPPEQFMYSMLTRSQRISHENLRLRDAVWLGGFERWFAERAGVAVPADKAAPPPMFTPYTVRGLTLKNRVLVSPMAQYSAVDGVAGDYHLVHLGARAMGGAAMVFAEMTCVSAEGRITPGCPGMYNAEQKMAWKRIVDWIHHNTDAKFAMQLGHAGAKASTRLAWEGIDQPLKEGNWPIVSASEQQYLPGISQVAKAATLADMAQIKADFVRSAQDAADIGVDWLELHCAHGYLLSSFISPLTNQRTDDYGGSLENRLRYPLEVFKAVRAVWPADRPMSVRISAHDWVEGGITPDDAVAIARHFKAAGADMVDCSSGQVSKKEKPVYGRMFQTPFADRVRNEAGIATIAVGAISEADHVNSIIAAGRADLCAVARPHLANPAWTLTEAAKIGYTPIAWPKQYMSGKAQMESIFAREKAMAAAPAVKEPA, from the coding sequence ATGAAGATTGTTTGTATCGGTGGCGGGCCGGCCGGCCTGTATTTCGGTCTGCTGATGAAAAAGCAGAATCCGGGCCACGACATCACCGTGGTCGAACGCAACAAGCCCTACGATACCTTCGGCTGGGGCGTGGTGTTTTCCGATGCCACCATGCAGAACATGCGCCAGTGGGACCCGGCCACCGCGGCCACCATCGAGCATGCGTTCAACCACTGGGACGACATCGAACTGCGCTTCAAGGGCGAAAGGATCCGCAGCGGCGGCCACGGCTTCGTCGGCATCGGCCGCAAGAAGCTGCTCAACATCCTGCAGGCGCGCTGCGAGGAACTTGGGGTGAAGCTGGTGTTCGAGACCGAAGCGCTGTCCGACGCCGATTTTCCCGACGCCGACCTGGTCATCGCCTCCGACGGCATCAACTCGCGCATCCGCCAGCAGCATGCCGACATCTTCAAGCCCGACGCGGTGACGCGGCCGAACCGTTTCATCTGGCTCGGCACGCACCAGCAATTCGACGCCTTCAACTTCATCTTCGAGAAGACCGAGCACGGCTGGTTCCAGGCCCACGTCTACAAGTTCGACGAGAACACCACCACCTTCATCGTGGAGACGCCGGAAGACGTGTGGCTGGCCCACGGTCTCGACAAGATGAATGTCGACGAGTCGGTGGCCTTCTGCGAAAAGATGTTCGCCGCCCACCTGGGTGGCCATCCGCTGATGACCAATGCGCGCCATCTGCGCGGTTCGGCCTGGCTCAACTTCCAGCGCATCAAGTGCGAGCAATGGTCGTTCCACAACGGCCACAGCCACGTGGTGCTGATGGGCGACGCGGTCCACACGGCGCACTTCGCCATCGGCTCCGGCACCAAGCTCGCGATCGAGGACGCCATCGAACTCACGCGGCAGTTCCAGCAGCAGGGCGCCACGGCCGAGAAGATTCCCGAGGTGCTCGCCACCTACCAGCAGTTGCGCAACATCGACGTCTTGCGCCTGCAGAACGCCGCGTGGAACGCGATGGAGTGGTTCGAAGTGGTGGGCCAGCGCTACGCCGACACCTTGCCGCCCGAGCAGTTCATGTATTCGATGCTGACCCGTTCGCAGCGCATCTCGCACGAGAACCTGCGCCTGCGCGATGCGGTGTGGCTCGGCGGTTTCGAGCGCTGGTTCGCCGAGCGGGCCGGCGTGGCCGTGCCGGCCGACAAGGCCGCGCCGCCGCCGATGTTCACGCCGTACACGGTGCGCGGCCTCACGCTGAAGAACCGCGTGCTGGTGTCGCCCATGGCGCAGTATTCCGCGGTCGACGGCGTGGCGGGCGACTACCACCTGGTGCACCTCGGCGCGCGCGCCATGGGCGGCGCGGCCATGGTCTTCGCCGAGATGACCTGCGTGAGCGCCGAGGGCCGCATCACGCCCGGTTGCCCGGGCATGTACAACGCCGAGCAGAAGATGGCGTGGAAACGCATCGTGGACTGGATCCACCACAACACCGACGCCAAGTTCGCGATGCAGCTCGGCCATGCCGGCGCCAAGGCATCCACCCGCCTGGCCTGGGAAGGCATCGACCAGCCGCTGAAGGAAGGCAACTGGCCGATCGTCTCCGCATCCGAGCAGCAATACCTGCCGGGCATCAGCCAAGTGGCCAAAGCCGCCACGCTGGCGGACATGGCCCAGATCAAGGCCGACTTCGTGCGCAGCGCGCAGGACGCAGCCGACATCGGCGTCGACTGGCTGGAACTGCATTGCGCCCATGGCTATCTCTTGTCGTCCTTCATCTCGCCACTGACAAACCAGCGGACCGACGACTACGGCGGCAGCCTGGAGAACCGCCTGCGTTATCCGCTCGAGGTTTTCAAGGCCGTGCGCGCGGTCTGGCCTGCCGACCGGCCGATGTCGGTGCGCATCTCGGCGCACGACTGGGTCGAGGGCGGCATCACGCCCGACGACGCGGTGGCCATCGCGCGCCACTTCAAGGCGGCCGGTGCCGACATGGTCGATTGCTCTTCCGGCCAGGTCAGCAAGAAGGAAAAGCCGGTCTACGGCCGGATGTTCCAGACACCGTTCGCCGACCGCGTGCGCAACGAAGCCGGCATCGCCACCATCGCCGTCGGCGCCATCTCGGAGGCCGACCATGTCAACAGCATCATCGCCGCCGGCCGTGCCGACCTCTGCGCCGTCGCCCGGCCGCACCTGGCGAATCCGGCCTGGACCTTGACCGAAGCGGCCAAGATCGGCTACACGCCGATCGCCTGGCCGAAGCAGTACATGTCGGGCAAGGCGCAGATGGAATCGATCTTTGCGCGCGAAAAGGCGATGGCGGCGGCGCCTGCGGTGAAGGAGCCGGCATGA
- a CDS encoding AMP-binding protein yields MTSAHIDTFARDRLPPLEDQPEFLFELPSLQFPAQLNCATELLDRHVAEGRGDRLCLQAEGMRWTYAELQAHANRIANVLVKDMGLVPGNRVLLRSANNPMLVACWFAVMKAGGIAVATMPLLRAKELTQMAVKGEVTHALCDARLAEELKRAQPSCPLLTQIRYFNGTPADGLEAAMATHPATFDNVDTASDDTCILAFTSGTTGEPKGTMHFHRDVMAICACWPPHILRPTPDDIFIGSPPLAFTFGLGGLVLFPMSVGASAVLLEKASPPDLLAAVQRYGATVLFTAPTSYRVLAQQADALRGSTLRKCVSAGEALPAATRALWKQATGIELIDGIGATEMLHIFISADEAHARPGATGKAIPGYVARVVDEAGEPVPANTVGKLAVKGPTGCRYLADVRQKQYVKNGWNLTGDAYLVDDEGYFHYQSRTDDMIISSGYNIASPEVEDALLLHPQVAECGVIGVADAERGQIVKAFVVLRPGAEPTEAMVTELQEFVKANVAPYKYPRAIEFRSTLPRTETGKLQRFRLRDKP; encoded by the coding sequence ATGACCAGCGCCCACATCGACACCTTTGCGCGTGACCGCCTGCCGCCGCTGGAGGACCAGCCCGAGTTCCTGTTCGAGCTGCCGTCGCTACAGTTCCCGGCGCAGCTCAACTGCGCGACCGAGCTGCTCGACCGCCATGTCGCCGAAGGCCGAGGCGATCGGCTTTGCCTGCAAGCCGAAGGCATGCGCTGGACCTATGCCGAACTGCAGGCCCACGCCAACCGGATCGCCAACGTGCTGGTCAAGGACATGGGGTTGGTGCCCGGCAACCGGGTGTTGCTGCGTTCGGCCAACAACCCGATGCTGGTGGCCTGCTGGTTCGCGGTGATGAAGGCGGGCGGCATCGCGGTGGCGACCATGCCCCTGCTGCGCGCCAAGGAGTTGACCCAGATGGCGGTCAAGGGCGAGGTCACGCACGCGTTGTGCGACGCACGGCTCGCCGAAGAGTTGAAGCGGGCGCAGCCCAGCTGTCCGCTGCTCACGCAGATCCGGTATTTCAATGGCACGCCAGCGGATGGCCTGGAAGCCGCGATGGCCACGCACCCCGCCACGTTCGACAACGTGGACACGGCCAGCGACGACACCTGCATCCTGGCCTTCACCTCGGGCACCACCGGCGAGCCCAAGGGCACGATGCATTTTCACCGCGACGTGATGGCCATCTGCGCCTGCTGGCCGCCTCACATCCTGCGCCCGACGCCGGACGACATCTTCATCGGTAGCCCGCCGTTGGCTTTCACCTTCGGCCTGGGCGGACTGGTGCTGTTTCCGATGTCGGTCGGCGCATCGGCCGTGCTGCTGGAGAAGGCATCTCCGCCGGACCTGCTGGCCGCCGTGCAGCGCTACGGCGCCACGGTGCTGTTCACCGCGCCGACCTCCTACCGCGTGCTGGCCCAGCAGGCCGACGCCCTGCGCGGCAGCACCCTGCGCAAATGTGTCTCGGCGGGCGAGGCCCTGCCCGCGGCAACGCGCGCCTTGTGGAAGCAAGCCACCGGCATCGAACTCATCGACGGCATCGGCGCCACCGAGATGCTGCACATCTTCATCTCGGCCGACGAGGCCCATGCGCGTCCCGGCGCCACCGGCAAGGCCATTCCCGGCTACGTGGCGCGGGTGGTCGACGAGGCGGGCGAACCCGTGCCAGCCAACACCGTGGGCAAATTGGCCGTGAAGGGGCCGACCGGGTGCCGCTACCTGGCGGACGTGCGCCAGAAACAGTACGTGAAGAACGGCTGGAACCTGACCGGCGACGCCTACCTGGTCGATGACGAAGGCTATTTCCATTACCAGTCGCGCACCGACGACATGATCATTTCCTCCGGCTACAACATCGCTTCACCCGAGGTGGAAGACGCTTTGCTGCTGCATCCCCAAGTGGCCGAATGCGGCGTGATCGGCGTGGCCGACGCGGAGCGCGGGCAGATCGTCAAGGCCTTCGTGGTGCTGCGCCCCGGTGCGGAGCCCACCGAGGCGATGGTCACCGAACTGCAGGAATTCGTGAAGGCCAATGTCGCCCCCTACAAGTATCCTCGCGCGATCGAGTTCCGCAGCACGTTGCCGCGCACCGAGACCGGCAAGCTGCAGCGGTTCCGCCTGCGAGACAAGCCGTGA
- a CDS encoding acyl-CoA dehydrogenase family protein: MSDTRYLDWPFFGDNHRVLQAELEAWSAQHITQDHPADVDAACRALVKRLGQGGWLRHAVAGKAHGGASDVIDTRALCLLRETLARHSGLADFAFAMQGLGSGAISLAGSDAQKERYLGRVARGEAIAAFALSEPDAGSDVAALACAARVEGDEVLLDGEKTWISNGGIADFYVVFARTGEAAGSRGISAFIVDAGTPGFEIAERIDVIAPHPLARLRFTNCRVPLVQRVGGAGEGFKVAMRTLDVFRTSVAAAALGFARRAFDEGLARATSRKMFNGVLADFQLTQAKLAQMATTIDSAALLTYRAAWMRDQGRNVTREAAMAKMVATEGAQQVIDAAVQLWGGLGVVSEQPVERLYREIRALRIYEGATEVQQLIIARDLLKDVPVPSPATNP, encoded by the coding sequence ATGAGCGATACGCGTTACCTCGACTGGCCTTTCTTCGGCGACAACCACCGGGTGCTGCAGGCTGAGCTCGAAGCCTGGTCGGCGCAGCACATCACGCAAGACCATCCTGCGGATGTCGATGCCGCCTGCCGCGCGCTGGTGAAGCGCCTGGGGCAGGGCGGCTGGTTGCGCCATGCGGTGGCGGGCAAGGCGCATGGTGGCGCCTCGGACGTGATCGACACCCGCGCGCTGTGCCTGCTGCGCGAGACGCTGGCGCGGCATTCGGGTCTGGCCGACTTCGCTTTCGCCATGCAGGGGCTCGGCTCCGGGGCGATCTCGCTGGCCGGCAGCGATGCGCAGAAGGAACGCTACCTCGGCCGCGTGGCGCGCGGCGAGGCGATTGCCGCGTTTGCCCTGTCCGAGCCCGATGCCGGCTCCGACGTCGCTGCGCTGGCGTGCGCCGCACGCGTCGAAGGCGATGAAGTGTTGCTCGACGGCGAGAAGACCTGGATCTCCAACGGCGGCATCGCCGACTTCTACGTCGTCTTCGCACGCACGGGGGAAGCGGCCGGCTCGCGCGGCATCTCGGCCTTCATCGTCGATGCGGGAACACCCGGCTTCGAGATTGCCGAGCGCATCGACGTGATCGCGCCGCATCCGCTCGCGCGGCTCAGGTTCACCAATTGCCGCGTTCCGCTGGTGCAGCGCGTGGGTGGGGCCGGAGAAGGTTTCAAGGTGGCGATGCGCACGCTCGACGTGTTCCGCACCTCGGTGGCGGCGGCCGCCCTCGGCTTCGCGCGGCGCGCCTTCGACGAGGGCCTGGCGCGGGCCACGAGCCGCAAGATGTTCAACGGCGTGCTGGCCGACTTCCAGCTCACCCAGGCCAAGCTCGCGCAGATGGCCACCACCATCGACAGCGCCGCGCTGCTGACCTATCGGGCCGCCTGGATGCGCGACCAGGGCCGCAACGTGACCCGCGAGGCGGCCATGGCCAAGATGGTGGCCACCGAGGGCGCACAGCAGGTCATCGACGCGGCCGTGCAGCTCTGGGGTGGCCTGGGGGTGGTGAGCGAGCAGCCTGTCGAGCGGCTGTACAGGGAGATCCGCGCGCTGCGCATTTACGAGGGCGCCACCGAGGTGCAGCAGCTCATCATCGCGCGCGACCTCCTGAAGGATGTGCCCGTTCCCTCTCCTGCAACCAACCCGTAA
- a CDS encoding sulfurtransferase — MYTTLISVEQLKALQAGGQPLMVFDCSFDLMKPDAGEQAYLGGHIPGAVYANLDTDLSAKHGAPGPAGVLTAHDADAPASGGRHPLPNREKFATWLSSVGFANDMQAVVYDRNGANYCGRLWWMLKWAGHDAVAVLDGGLQAWQAEGGAVATGKEPAHFQSNFTLGTELAKLVTTQTVEAGLGQPGQTVIDARAAPRYRGEVEPLDPVAGHIPGALNRPFGQNLGEDGKFKPAAQLRAEFEALLAGRDPATVVHHCGSGVSANPNVIAMQIAGLGTTGLYGGSWSEWCSDAARPVARG, encoded by the coding sequence ATGTACACGACCCTGATCTCCGTCGAACAACTCAAGGCGCTGCAGGCCGGCGGCCAGCCGCTGATGGTCTTCGACTGCAGCTTCGACCTGATGAAGCCCGACGCCGGCGAACAGGCCTACCTGGGTGGGCACATTCCCGGCGCCGTCTACGCCAACCTCGACACCGACCTCAGCGCCAAGCACGGCGCGCCAGGCCCCGCCGGCGTTCTGACGGCGCACGATGCCGACGCGCCGGCCTCCGGCGGCCGCCATCCCCTGCCCAACCGCGAAAAATTCGCCACCTGGCTCAGCAGCGTCGGCTTCGCCAACGACATGCAGGCCGTCGTCTACGACCGCAATGGCGCCAACTATTGCGGCCGGCTGTGGTGGATGCTGAAATGGGCCGGCCATGATGCGGTGGCGGTACTCGACGGCGGCCTGCAGGCCTGGCAGGCCGAAGGCGGTGCCGTGGCCACGGGCAAGGAGCCAGCGCACTTCCAAAGCAATTTCACCCTCGGCACCGAACTGGCCAAGCTCGTGACCACCCAAACGGTCGAGGCAGGCCTGGGCCAGCCCGGCCAGACCGTGATCGACGCACGCGCCGCGCCCCGTTACCGTGGCGAAGTCGAGCCGCTCGACCCGGTGGCCGGCCACATCCCGGGCGCGCTGAACCGGCCGTTCGGCCAGAACCTGGGCGAAGACGGCAAGTTCAAGCCAGCCGCCCAGCTCAGGGCAGAATTCGAAGCCCTGCTCGCCGGCCGCGATCCCGCCACCGTGGTGCACCATTGCGGCAGCGGCGTGTCGGCGAACCCCAACGTGATCGCCATGCAAATCGCCGGCCTGGGCACCACCGGCCTGTATGGGGGAAGCTGGAGCGAGTGGTGCAGCGACGCCGCCCGCCCGGTGGCGCGCGGCTGA
- a CDS encoding DMT family transporter — MQALWMVVAAFFFATMGVCVKFASASFNSAELVFYRGVIGVVVMALLARSQGVKLATRYPGMHAWRSTIGVFSLGAWFYAIAHLPLATAMTLNYMSSVWIAAFLVGGALLSWRPGRDDAAPMLNGPLVATVLAGFAGVVLMLRPSLNEGEGFAGLVGLLSGLSAAFAYMQVMALSRLAEPETRTVFYFALGSAVAGAIGMCFTGLSPWHWHAALWLLPIGVLAAAGQLCMTRAYSRAGSQGAMLVVANLQYSGIVFAACYSIALFGDKITGMGWTGMALIVGSGIAATVLRARAAPDAPAEEH; from the coding sequence ATGCAAGCGTTATGGATGGTGGTGGCCGCGTTCTTCTTCGCGACCATGGGGGTCTGTGTGAAGTTCGCATCGGCCAGCTTCAATTCGGCCGAACTGGTCTTCTACCGCGGCGTGATCGGCGTCGTGGTGATGGCCCTGCTGGCGCGATCGCAGGGCGTGAAGCTCGCCACGCGTTATCCCGGCATGCATGCCTGGCGTAGCACCATCGGCGTGTTCTCGCTCGGTGCCTGGTTCTACGCCATCGCCCACCTGCCCTTGGCCACGGCCATGACGCTGAACTACATGAGCAGCGTGTGGATCGCCGCCTTCCTCGTCGGCGGGGCCTTGTTGAGCTGGCGGCCGGGACGGGACGACGCAGCTCCCATGCTCAATGGGCCACTGGTGGCGACGGTGCTCGCTGGCTTCGCCGGCGTCGTGCTGATGTTGCGCCCCTCGCTCAACGAAGGCGAAGGCTTTGCCGGGCTGGTCGGCCTGCTGTCCGGCCTGAGCGCCGCCTTCGCCTACATGCAAGTGATGGCCCTGTCGCGGCTGGCCGAGCCCGAAACCCGCACGGTTTTCTACTTCGCGCTGGGCTCGGCGGTGGCCGGCGCCATCGGCATGTGCTTCACCGGCCTATCGCCCTGGCACTGGCATGCTGCTCTGTGGCTGCTGCCCATCGGGGTGCTGGCCGCCGCCGGCCAACTCTGCATGACACGCGCCTATTCGCGCGCGGGCAGTCAGGGCGCAATGCTGGTGGTGGCCAATCTGCAGTACTCTGGCATTGTTTTCGCGGCCTGCTACAGCATCGCGCTGTTCGGCGACAAGATCACCGGCATGGGCTGGACCGGCATGGCGCTGATCGTCGGTAGCGGCATCGCCGCCACGGTACTGCGGGCGCGCGCCGCACCGGATGCCCCGGCCGAAGAACATTGA
- a CDS encoding enoyl-CoA hydratase family protein gives MNQNIDASLVAGNHKPCAGYQAENFLWEVRDRVGIVTLNRPERKNPLTFASYAELRDLFQRLRYADDVKAIVVHGAGDNFCSGGDVHEIIGPLIGLKAPELLMFTRMTGDLVKAMRHCPQPIVASIDGVCAGAGAIIAMASDLRLGTSRSKTAFLFNRVGLAGCDMGACNMLPRIIGQGRASELLYTGRSLGGDEALAWGFFNRVCAPESVLSEAVKLANDLAHGPTFANGLTKTMLHQEWNMGIDEAIESEAQVQALCMLTEDFGRAYHAFAAKQKPVFEGN, from the coding sequence ATGAACCAGAACATCGACGCCAGCCTGGTGGCTGGCAACCACAAACCTTGCGCCGGCTACCAGGCCGAGAACTTCCTGTGGGAAGTGCGCGACCGCGTGGGCATCGTCACGCTGAACCGGCCCGAGCGCAAGAACCCGCTGACCTTCGCGTCCTATGCCGAACTGCGCGACCTGTTCCAGCGGCTGCGCTACGCCGACGACGTCAAGGCCATCGTCGTTCATGGCGCGGGCGACAACTTCTGCTCGGGCGGTGACGTGCACGAAATCATCGGCCCGCTGATCGGCCTGAAGGCGCCCGAACTGCTGATGTTCACGCGCATGACCGGGGACCTGGTGAAGGCCATGCGGCACTGTCCACAGCCCATCGTGGCCAGCATCGACGGCGTCTGCGCCGGTGCGGGCGCGATCATCGCCATGGCTTCCGACCTGCGCCTGGGCACCTCGCGCAGCAAGACGGCCTTCCTGTTCAACCGCGTCGGCCTGGCCGGCTGCGACATGGGGGCCTGCAACATGCTACCGCGCATCATCGGCCAGGGGCGCGCTTCGGAGCTGCTGTACACCGGCCGGTCGCTGGGCGGTGACGAGGCCCTGGCGTGGGGCTTCTTCAATAGGGTGTGCGCACCCGAATCGGTGCTGAGCGAGGCCGTCAAACTGGCCAACGACCTGGCCCATGGCCCGACCTTCGCCAACGGCCTGACCAAGACCATGCTGCACCAGGAGTGGAACATGGGCATCGACGAGGCCATCGAGTCGGAAGCGCAGGTGCAGGCCCTGTGCATGCTGACGGAAGACTTCGGCCGCGCCTACCACGCGTTCGCCGCGAAACAGAAACCGGTGTTCGAGGGGAACTGA
- a CDS encoding isocitrate/isopropylmalate family dehydrogenase translates to MTTPIPATLIPGDGIGPEIVDATLAAFDALGAPFVWDRQIAGLGGVQLAGDPLPAATLDSIRRTRLALKGPLETPSGGGYRSSNVRLREEFKLYANLRPAKTIIPGGRYDHIDLVVVRENLEGLYIGHEHYVQIDDDPHAVAMATGINTRAGSRRLLEYAFDTAVATGRKKVTIVHKANIMKALTGIFLETGLELYERKYKGQFEIDTVIIDACAMKLVLKPEQFDMLVTTNLFGDILSDLVAGLVGGLGMAPGANIGLDAAIFEAVHGSAPDIAGKGIANPTALLLAAALMLDHVKLPDLATRLRTAIDQTLNVDKVRTGDLGGTANTAAFTAALVSRIRGI, encoded by the coding sequence ATGACCACACCCATCCCCGCCACCCTGATCCCCGGAGACGGCATCGGCCCCGAAATCGTCGACGCCACCCTGGCCGCATTCGACGCGCTGGGTGCGCCATTCGTGTGGGACCGGCAGATCGCCGGTCTGGGTGGCGTGCAGCTCGCCGGCGACCCGCTGCCCGCGGCCACGCTCGACAGCATCCGCCGCACCCGCCTGGCGCTCAAGGGCCCGCTGGAGACGCCGTCGGGCGGCGGCTACCGCTCGTCCAACGTGCGGCTGCGCGAGGAGTTCAAGCTGTACGCCAACCTGCGGCCAGCGAAAACCATCATTCCTGGAGGACGCTACGACCACATCGACCTGGTGGTGGTGCGCGAGAACCTCGAAGGCCTGTACATCGGCCACGAGCACTACGTGCAGATCGACGACGATCCGCACGCCGTGGCCATGGCCACCGGCATCAACACCCGCGCCGGCAGCCGTCGGCTGCTCGAGTACGCCTTCGACACCGCCGTGGCCACCGGCCGCAAGAAGGTCACCATCGTGCACAAGGCCAACATCATGAAGGCGCTGACCGGCATCTTCCTGGAGACCGGCCTGGAGCTCTACGAACGCAAGTACAAGGGCCAGTTCGAAATCGACACGGTGATCATCGACGCCTGCGCGATGAAGCTCGTGCTCAAGCCCGAGCAGTTCGACATGCTGGTCACGACCAACCTGTTCGGTGACATCCTGTCCGACCTGGTGGCCGGCCTGGTCGGCGGCCTGGGCATGGCGCCCGGCGCCAACATCGGCCTCGACGCGGCCATTTTCGAAGCCGTTCACGGCTCGGCACCGGACATCGCCGGCAAAGGCATCGCCAACCCCACGGCGCTGCTGCTGGCTGCCGCCCTGATGCTCGACCACGTCAAGCTGCCCGACCTCGCCACGCGGCTGCGTACCGCGATCGACCAGACGCTGAATGTCGACAAGGTGCGCACCGGCGACCTGGGCGGCACGGCCAACACGGCGGCATTCACCGCGGCACTGGTGAGCCGGATCAGGGGAATCTGA
- a CDS encoding SDR family NAD(P)-dependent oxidoreductase — MTSLSGRHVIVTGAAQGIGAAIATALAGQGASLTLVGRRVALLEDLAARLPTGAKHAVVAMDVSSEEAVAQGFERARAALGPVSILVNNAGQAESAPFGKTSMALWQRMLDVNLTGTFLCSQAALPDMLAGGWGRIVNVASTAGQRGYPYVAAYVAAKHGVIGLTRALALEVAKKGVTVNAVCPGYTETEILQASIANVVAKTGRSIEEARAEFAKSNPQGRIVQPLEVADAVSWLCGTGAGAVTGQSISVSGGEVM; from the coding sequence ATGACGAGTTTGTCCGGACGCCATGTCATTGTCACGGGCGCCGCGCAGGGCATCGGCGCGGCGATTGCGACAGCATTGGCGGGGCAGGGCGCGAGCCTGACGCTCGTCGGCCGCCGCGTGGCGCTGCTCGAGGACCTGGCGGCGCGGTTGCCGACGGGCGCGAAACACGCCGTGGTGGCGATGGACGTGAGCAGCGAGGAGGCGGTGGCGCAAGGTTTCGAGCGCGCGCGCGCCGCGCTCGGCCCGGTGTCCATCCTGGTCAACAACGCCGGACAGGCCGAAAGCGCACCCTTCGGCAAGACCTCGATGGCGCTGTGGCAGCGCATGCTCGACGTCAACCTTACCGGCACCTTCCTCTGCAGCCAGGCCGCGCTGCCCGACATGCTGGCCGGCGGCTGGGGCCGCATCGTCAACGTCGCCAGCACGGCGGGACAGCGTGGTTATCCCTATGTGGCGGCCTACGTGGCGGCCAAGCACGGCGTGATCGGCCTCACGCGGGCGCTCGCGCTCGAAGTGGCGAAGAAGGGTGTGACGGTCAATGCGGTCTGCCCCGGCTACACCGAAACCGAAATCCTGCAGGCCAGCATCGCCAACGTCGTGGCCAAGACCGGTCGCAGCATCGAGGAGGCGCGCGCCGAATTCGCCAAGTCGAACCCGCAGGGCCGCATCGTGCAGCCGCTGGAAGTGGCCGATGCCGTGTCGTGGCTGTGTGGTACGGGTGCGGGTGCCGTCACGGGGCAGTCGATATCGGTTTCCGGTGGGGAGGTCATGTGA
- a CDS encoding RidA family protein, whose translation MTQILQPPGWPRPRGYSNGVTARGRMVFVAGMVGWDAEGKFAPGGMAGQVRQALENVVAVLKAGDAKPEHIVRMTWYVTNKHEYVAAYPEIGVAFRELIGSFNAVMTAVEVSALIEDEAKVEIEVTAVVPD comes from the coding sequence ATGACACAAATCCTTCAACCCCCAGGCTGGCCCCGCCCGCGCGGCTACTCGAACGGCGTGACGGCCAGAGGCCGCATGGTCTTCGTGGCCGGCATGGTGGGCTGGGACGCCGAGGGCAAGTTCGCGCCCGGCGGCATGGCCGGCCAGGTGCGCCAGGCGCTGGAAAACGTGGTCGCTGTGCTGAAGGCCGGCGACGCCAAGCCCGAACACATCGTGCGCATGACCTGGTATGTCACCAACAAGCACGAATACGTGGCGGCCTATCCCGAAATCGGCGTCGCTTTCCGTGAGCTGATCGGCAGCTTCAACGCGGTGATGACGGCCGTCGAGGTGTCGGCGCTGATCGAGGACGAGGCCAAGGTGGAGATCGAGGTCACGGCCGTCGTTCCCGATTGA